One part of the Eptesicus fuscus isolate TK198812 chromosome 20, DD_ASM_mEF_20220401, whole genome shotgun sequence genome encodes these proteins:
- the GPS1 gene encoding COP9 signalosome complex subunit 1 isoform X4 — MPLPVQVFNLQGAVEPMQIDVDPQEDPQNAPDVNYVVENPTLDLEQYAASYSGLMRIERLQFIADHCPPLRVEALKMALSFVQRTFNVDVYEEVHRKLSEATRDLQSTPDAIPESGVEPPPLDTAWVEATRKKALLKLEKLDTDLKNYKGNSIKESIRRGHDDLGDHYLDCGDLSNALKCYSRARDYCTSAKHVINMCLNVIKVSVYLQNWSHVLSYVSKAESTPEIAEQRGERDSQTQAILTKLKCAAGLAELAARKYKQAAKCFLLASFDHCDFPELLSPSNVAVYGGLCALATFDRQELQRNVISSSSFKLFLELEPQVRDIIFKFYESKYASCLKMLDEMKDNLLLDMYLAPHVRTLYTQIRNRALIQYFSPYVSADMRRMATAFNTTVAALEDELTQLILEGLINARIDSHSKILYARDVDQRSTTFEKSLLMGKEFQRRAKATILRAAVLRNQIHVKSPPREGSQGELTPANSQSRMSTNM; from the exons ATGCCGCTGCCGGTTCAGGTGTTTAACTTACAG GGGGCGGTGGAGCCCATGCAGATCGACGTGGACCCCCAGGAGGACCCGCAGAATGCGCCCGATGTCAACTACGTGGTGGAGAACCCCACCCTG GACCTGGAGCAGTATGCTGCCAGCTACAGCGGCCTGATGCGCATCGAGCGGCTGCAGTTCATTGCTGACCACTGCCCCCCGCTGCGGGTGGAGGCCCTGAAGATGGCCCTGTCCTTCGTGCAGAGGACCTTCAACGTGGACGTGTACGAGGAGGTCCACCGCAAACTCTCGGAGGCCACCAG GGACCTGCAGAGCACGCCGGACGCCATCCCTGAGAGTGGGGTGGAGCCCCCGCCCCTGGACACGGCCTGGGTGGAGGCCACGCGGAAGAAGGCCCTGCTGAAGCTGGAGAAGCTGGACACGGACCTGAAGAACTACAAGGGCAACTCCATCAAGGAGAGCATCAG GCGCGGCCACGACGACCTGGGCGACCACTACCTCGACTGTGGGGACCTCAGCAACGCCCTCAAGTGTTACTCCCGGGCCCGGGACTACTGCACGAGCGCCAAGCACGTCATCAACATGTGCCTCAACGTCATCAAG GTCAGCGTCTACTTGCAGAATTGGTCTCACGTGCTGAGCTACGTCAGCAAGGCCGAGTCCACTCCCGAGATTGCAGAG CAGCGAGGGGAGCGCGACAGCCAGACCCAGGCCATCCTCACCAAGCTGAAGTGTGCCGCAG ggctGGCGGAGCTGGCTGCGCGCAAGTACAAGCAGGCGGCCAAGTGCTTCCTGCTGGCCTCCTTCGACCACTGCGACTTCCCTGAG CTGCTGTCCCCCAGCAACGTGGCCGTGTACGGCGGCCTTTGCGCCTTGGCCACCTTCGACCGGCAGGAGCTGCAGCGCAACGTCATCTCcagcag CTCTTTCAAGCTGTTCCTGGAGCTGGAGCCCCAGGTCCGGGACATCATCTTCAAGTTCTACGAGTCCAAGTACGCCTCGTGCCTGAAGATGCTGGACGAGATGAAG GACAACCTGCTCTTGGACATGTACCTGGCCCCCCATGTCCGGACCCTGTACACCCAGATCCGCAACCGCGCCCTCATCCAg TATTTCAGCCCCTACGTGTCGGCCGACATGCGCAGGATGGCCACCGCCTTCAACACTACGGTGGCCGCGCTGGAGGACGAGCTGACGCAGCTCATCCTTGAGGGGCTCATCAACGCCCGCATCGACTCCCACAGCAAG ATCCTGTATGCCCGTGACGTGGACCAGCGCAGCACCACCTTCGAGAAGTCCCTGCTCATGGGCAAGGAGTTCCAGCGCCGTGCCAAAGCCACGATCCTGCGGGCAGCCGTGCTGCGCAACCAGATCCACGTCAAG TCCCCTCCCCGGGAAGGGAGCCAGGGGGAGCTGACGCCGGCCAACAGCCAGTCCCGGATGAGCACCAACATGTGA
- the GPS1 gene encoding COP9 signalosome complex subunit 1 isoform X5 gives MPLPVQVFNLQGAVEPMQIDVDPQEDPQNAPDVNYVVENPTLDLEQYAASYSGLMRIERLQFIADHCPPLRVEALKMALSFVQRTFNVDVYEEVHRKLSEATRDLQSTPDAIPESGVEPPPLDTAWVEATRKKALLKLEKLDTDLKNYKGNSIKESIRRGHDDLGDHYLDCGDLSNALKCYSRARDYCTSAKHVINMCLNVIKVSVYLQNWSHVLSYVSKAESTPEIAERGERDSQTQAILTKLKCAAGLAELAARKYKQAAKCFLLASFDHCDFPELLSPSNVAVYGGLCALATFDRQELQRNVISSSSFKLFLELEPQVRDIIFKFYESKYASCLKMLDEMKDNLLLDMYLAPHVRTLYTQIRNRALIQYFSPYVSADMRRMATAFNTTVAALEDELTQLILEGLINARIDSHSKILYARDVDQRSTTFEKSLLMGKEFQRRAKATILRAAVLRNQIHVKSPPREGSQGELTPANSQSRMSTNM, from the exons ATGCCGCTGCCGGTTCAGGTGTTTAACTTACAG GGGGCGGTGGAGCCCATGCAGATCGACGTGGACCCCCAGGAGGACCCGCAGAATGCGCCCGATGTCAACTACGTGGTGGAGAACCCCACCCTG GACCTGGAGCAGTATGCTGCCAGCTACAGCGGCCTGATGCGCATCGAGCGGCTGCAGTTCATTGCTGACCACTGCCCCCCGCTGCGGGTGGAGGCCCTGAAGATGGCCCTGTCCTTCGTGCAGAGGACCTTCAACGTGGACGTGTACGAGGAGGTCCACCGCAAACTCTCGGAGGCCACCAG GGACCTGCAGAGCACGCCGGACGCCATCCCTGAGAGTGGGGTGGAGCCCCCGCCCCTGGACACGGCCTGGGTGGAGGCCACGCGGAAGAAGGCCCTGCTGAAGCTGGAGAAGCTGGACACGGACCTGAAGAACTACAAGGGCAACTCCATCAAGGAGAGCATCAG GCGCGGCCACGACGACCTGGGCGACCACTACCTCGACTGTGGGGACCTCAGCAACGCCCTCAAGTGTTACTCCCGGGCCCGGGACTACTGCACGAGCGCCAAGCACGTCATCAACATGTGCCTCAACGTCATCAAG GTCAGCGTCTACTTGCAGAATTGGTCTCACGTGCTGAGCTACGTCAGCAAGGCCGAGTCCACTCCCGAGATTGCAGAG CGAGGGGAGCGCGACAGCCAGACCCAGGCCATCCTCACCAAGCTGAAGTGTGCCGCAG ggctGGCGGAGCTGGCTGCGCGCAAGTACAAGCAGGCGGCCAAGTGCTTCCTGCTGGCCTCCTTCGACCACTGCGACTTCCCTGAG CTGCTGTCCCCCAGCAACGTGGCCGTGTACGGCGGCCTTTGCGCCTTGGCCACCTTCGACCGGCAGGAGCTGCAGCGCAACGTCATCTCcagcag CTCTTTCAAGCTGTTCCTGGAGCTGGAGCCCCAGGTCCGGGACATCATCTTCAAGTTCTACGAGTCCAAGTACGCCTCGTGCCTGAAGATGCTGGACGAGATGAAG GACAACCTGCTCTTGGACATGTACCTGGCCCCCCATGTCCGGACCCTGTACACCCAGATCCGCAACCGCGCCCTCATCCAg TATTTCAGCCCCTACGTGTCGGCCGACATGCGCAGGATGGCCACCGCCTTCAACACTACGGTGGCCGCGCTGGAGGACGAGCTGACGCAGCTCATCCTTGAGGGGCTCATCAACGCCCGCATCGACTCCCACAGCAAG ATCCTGTATGCCCGTGACGTGGACCAGCGCAGCACCACCTTCGAGAAGTCCCTGCTCATGGGCAAGGAGTTCCAGCGCCGTGCCAAAGCCACGATCCTGCGGGCAGCCGTGCTGCGCAACCAGATCCACGTCAAG TCCCCTCCCCGGGAAGGGAGCCAGGGGGAGCTGACGCCGGCCAACAGCCAGTCCCGGATGAGCACCAACATGTGA
- the GPS1 gene encoding COP9 signalosome complex subunit 1 isoform X6, translating to MPLPVQGAVEPMQIDVDPQEDPQNAPDVNYVVENPTLDLEQYAASYSGLMRIERLQFIADHCPPLRVEALKMALSFVQRTFNVDVYEEVHRKLSEATRDLQSTPDAIPESGVEPPPLDTAWVEATRKKALLKLEKLDTDLKNYKGNSIKESIRRGHDDLGDHYLDCGDLSNALKCYSRARDYCTSAKHVINMCLNVIKVSVYLQNWSHVLSYVSKAESTPEIAEQRGERDSQTQAILTKLKCAAGLAELAARKYKQAAKCFLLASFDHCDFPELLSPSNVAVYGGLCALATFDRQELQRNVISSSSFKLFLELEPQVRDIIFKFYESKYASCLKMLDEMKDNLLLDMYLAPHVRTLYTQIRNRALIQYFSPYVSADMRRMATAFNTTVAALEDELTQLILEGLINARIDSHSKILYARDVDQRSTTFEKSLLMGKEFQRRAKATILRAAVLRNQIHVKSPPREGSQGELTPANSQSRMSTNM from the exons ATGCCGCTGCCGGTTCAG GGGGCGGTGGAGCCCATGCAGATCGACGTGGACCCCCAGGAGGACCCGCAGAATGCGCCCGATGTCAACTACGTGGTGGAGAACCCCACCCTG GACCTGGAGCAGTATGCTGCCAGCTACAGCGGCCTGATGCGCATCGAGCGGCTGCAGTTCATTGCTGACCACTGCCCCCCGCTGCGGGTGGAGGCCCTGAAGATGGCCCTGTCCTTCGTGCAGAGGACCTTCAACGTGGACGTGTACGAGGAGGTCCACCGCAAACTCTCGGAGGCCACCAG GGACCTGCAGAGCACGCCGGACGCCATCCCTGAGAGTGGGGTGGAGCCCCCGCCCCTGGACACGGCCTGGGTGGAGGCCACGCGGAAGAAGGCCCTGCTGAAGCTGGAGAAGCTGGACACGGACCTGAAGAACTACAAGGGCAACTCCATCAAGGAGAGCATCAG GCGCGGCCACGACGACCTGGGCGACCACTACCTCGACTGTGGGGACCTCAGCAACGCCCTCAAGTGTTACTCCCGGGCCCGGGACTACTGCACGAGCGCCAAGCACGTCATCAACATGTGCCTCAACGTCATCAAG GTCAGCGTCTACTTGCAGAATTGGTCTCACGTGCTGAGCTACGTCAGCAAGGCCGAGTCCACTCCCGAGATTGCAGAG CAGCGAGGGGAGCGCGACAGCCAGACCCAGGCCATCCTCACCAAGCTGAAGTGTGCCGCAG ggctGGCGGAGCTGGCTGCGCGCAAGTACAAGCAGGCGGCCAAGTGCTTCCTGCTGGCCTCCTTCGACCACTGCGACTTCCCTGAG CTGCTGTCCCCCAGCAACGTGGCCGTGTACGGCGGCCTTTGCGCCTTGGCCACCTTCGACCGGCAGGAGCTGCAGCGCAACGTCATCTCcagcag CTCTTTCAAGCTGTTCCTGGAGCTGGAGCCCCAGGTCCGGGACATCATCTTCAAGTTCTACGAGTCCAAGTACGCCTCGTGCCTGAAGATGCTGGACGAGATGAAG GACAACCTGCTCTTGGACATGTACCTGGCCCCCCATGTCCGGACCCTGTACACCCAGATCCGCAACCGCGCCCTCATCCAg TATTTCAGCCCCTACGTGTCGGCCGACATGCGCAGGATGGCCACCGCCTTCAACACTACGGTGGCCGCGCTGGAGGACGAGCTGACGCAGCTCATCCTTGAGGGGCTCATCAACGCCCGCATCGACTCCCACAGCAAG ATCCTGTATGCCCGTGACGTGGACCAGCGCAGCACCACCTTCGAGAAGTCCCTGCTCATGGGCAAGGAGTTCCAGCGCCGTGCCAAAGCCACGATCCTGCGGGCAGCCGTGCTGCGCAACCAGATCCACGTCAAG TCCCCTCCCCGGGAAGGGAGCCAGGGGGAGCTGACGCCGGCCAACAGCCAGTCCCGGATGAGCACCAACATGTGA
- the GPS1 gene encoding COP9 signalosome complex subunit 1 isoform X1 encodes MPLPVQVFNLQQPASSLSGAGGAGSQDRMRGGPGPAPRGGANGSLPGTAGDCSLSASLSACTLLHEGAVEPMQIDVDPQEDPQNAPDVNYVVENPTLDLEQYAASYSGLMRIERLQFIADHCPPLRVEALKMALSFVQRTFNVDVYEEVHRKLSEATRDLQSTPDAIPESGVEPPPLDTAWVEATRKKALLKLEKLDTDLKNYKGNSIKESIRRGHDDLGDHYLDCGDLSNALKCYSRARDYCTSAKHVINMCLNVIKVSVYLQNWSHVLSYVSKAESTPEIAEQRGERDSQTQAILTKLKCAAGLAELAARKYKQAAKCFLLASFDHCDFPELLSPSNVAVYGGLCALATFDRQELQRNVISSSSFKLFLELEPQVRDIIFKFYESKYASCLKMLDEMKDNLLLDMYLAPHVRTLYTQIRNRALIQYFSPYVSADMRRMATAFNTTVAALEDELTQLILEGLINARIDSHSKILYARDVDQRSTTFEKSLLMGKEFQRRAKATILRAAVLRNQIHVKSPPREGSQGELTPANSQSRMSTNM; translated from the exons ATGCCGCTGCCGGTTCAGGTGTTTAACTTACAG CAGCCAGCCAGCTCTCTgtccggggcggggggtgcaggcaGTCAGGACAGGATGAGGGgcggcccgggccccgcccctcgcGGTGGGGCGAACGGCTCCCTGCCGGGCACGGCCGGGGACTGCAGCCTGAGCGCCAGCCTGTCGGCCTGTACGCTGCTCCACGAG GGGGCGGTGGAGCCCATGCAGATCGACGTGGACCCCCAGGAGGACCCGCAGAATGCGCCCGATGTCAACTACGTGGTGGAGAACCCCACCCTG GACCTGGAGCAGTATGCTGCCAGCTACAGCGGCCTGATGCGCATCGAGCGGCTGCAGTTCATTGCTGACCACTGCCCCCCGCTGCGGGTGGAGGCCCTGAAGATGGCCCTGTCCTTCGTGCAGAGGACCTTCAACGTGGACGTGTACGAGGAGGTCCACCGCAAACTCTCGGAGGCCACCAG GGACCTGCAGAGCACGCCGGACGCCATCCCTGAGAGTGGGGTGGAGCCCCCGCCCCTGGACACGGCCTGGGTGGAGGCCACGCGGAAGAAGGCCCTGCTGAAGCTGGAGAAGCTGGACACGGACCTGAAGAACTACAAGGGCAACTCCATCAAGGAGAGCATCAG GCGCGGCCACGACGACCTGGGCGACCACTACCTCGACTGTGGGGACCTCAGCAACGCCCTCAAGTGTTACTCCCGGGCCCGGGACTACTGCACGAGCGCCAAGCACGTCATCAACATGTGCCTCAACGTCATCAAG GTCAGCGTCTACTTGCAGAATTGGTCTCACGTGCTGAGCTACGTCAGCAAGGCCGAGTCCACTCCCGAGATTGCAGAG CAGCGAGGGGAGCGCGACAGCCAGACCCAGGCCATCCTCACCAAGCTGAAGTGTGCCGCAG ggctGGCGGAGCTGGCTGCGCGCAAGTACAAGCAGGCGGCCAAGTGCTTCCTGCTGGCCTCCTTCGACCACTGCGACTTCCCTGAG CTGCTGTCCCCCAGCAACGTGGCCGTGTACGGCGGCCTTTGCGCCTTGGCCACCTTCGACCGGCAGGAGCTGCAGCGCAACGTCATCTCcagcag CTCTTTCAAGCTGTTCCTGGAGCTGGAGCCCCAGGTCCGGGACATCATCTTCAAGTTCTACGAGTCCAAGTACGCCTCGTGCCTGAAGATGCTGGACGAGATGAAG GACAACCTGCTCTTGGACATGTACCTGGCCCCCCATGTCCGGACCCTGTACACCCAGATCCGCAACCGCGCCCTCATCCAg TATTTCAGCCCCTACGTGTCGGCCGACATGCGCAGGATGGCCACCGCCTTCAACACTACGGTGGCCGCGCTGGAGGACGAGCTGACGCAGCTCATCCTTGAGGGGCTCATCAACGCCCGCATCGACTCCCACAGCAAG ATCCTGTATGCCCGTGACGTGGACCAGCGCAGCACCACCTTCGAGAAGTCCCTGCTCATGGGCAAGGAGTTCCAGCGCCGTGCCAAAGCCACGATCCTGCGGGCAGCCGTGCTGCGCAACCAGATCCACGTCAAG TCCCCTCCCCGGGAAGGGAGCCAGGGGGAGCTGACGCCGGCCAACAGCCAGTCCCGGATGAGCACCAACATGTGA
- the GPS1 gene encoding COP9 signalosome complex subunit 1 isoform X2: MPLPVQVFNLQQPASSLSGAGGAGSQDRMRGGPGPAPRGGANGSLPGTAGDCSLSASLSACTLLHEGAVEPMQIDVDPQEDPQNAPDVNYVVENPTLDLEQYAASYSGLMRIERLQFIADHCPPLRVEALKMALSFVQRTFNVDVYEEVHRKLSEATRDLQSTPDAIPESGVEPPPLDTAWVEATRKKALLKLEKLDTDLKNYKGNSIKESIRRGHDDLGDHYLDCGDLSNALKCYSRARDYCTSAKHVINMCLNVIKVSVYLQNWSHVLSYVSKAESTPEIAERGERDSQTQAILTKLKCAAGLAELAARKYKQAAKCFLLASFDHCDFPELLSPSNVAVYGGLCALATFDRQELQRNVISSSSFKLFLELEPQVRDIIFKFYESKYASCLKMLDEMKDNLLLDMYLAPHVRTLYTQIRNRALIQYFSPYVSADMRRMATAFNTTVAALEDELTQLILEGLINARIDSHSKILYARDVDQRSTTFEKSLLMGKEFQRRAKATILRAAVLRNQIHVKSPPREGSQGELTPANSQSRMSTNM; encoded by the exons ATGCCGCTGCCGGTTCAGGTGTTTAACTTACAG CAGCCAGCCAGCTCTCTgtccggggcggggggtgcaggcaGTCAGGACAGGATGAGGGgcggcccgggccccgcccctcgcGGTGGGGCGAACGGCTCCCTGCCGGGCACGGCCGGGGACTGCAGCCTGAGCGCCAGCCTGTCGGCCTGTACGCTGCTCCACGAG GGGGCGGTGGAGCCCATGCAGATCGACGTGGACCCCCAGGAGGACCCGCAGAATGCGCCCGATGTCAACTACGTGGTGGAGAACCCCACCCTG GACCTGGAGCAGTATGCTGCCAGCTACAGCGGCCTGATGCGCATCGAGCGGCTGCAGTTCATTGCTGACCACTGCCCCCCGCTGCGGGTGGAGGCCCTGAAGATGGCCCTGTCCTTCGTGCAGAGGACCTTCAACGTGGACGTGTACGAGGAGGTCCACCGCAAACTCTCGGAGGCCACCAG GGACCTGCAGAGCACGCCGGACGCCATCCCTGAGAGTGGGGTGGAGCCCCCGCCCCTGGACACGGCCTGGGTGGAGGCCACGCGGAAGAAGGCCCTGCTGAAGCTGGAGAAGCTGGACACGGACCTGAAGAACTACAAGGGCAACTCCATCAAGGAGAGCATCAG GCGCGGCCACGACGACCTGGGCGACCACTACCTCGACTGTGGGGACCTCAGCAACGCCCTCAAGTGTTACTCCCGGGCCCGGGACTACTGCACGAGCGCCAAGCACGTCATCAACATGTGCCTCAACGTCATCAAG GTCAGCGTCTACTTGCAGAATTGGTCTCACGTGCTGAGCTACGTCAGCAAGGCCGAGTCCACTCCCGAGATTGCAGAG CGAGGGGAGCGCGACAGCCAGACCCAGGCCATCCTCACCAAGCTGAAGTGTGCCGCAG ggctGGCGGAGCTGGCTGCGCGCAAGTACAAGCAGGCGGCCAAGTGCTTCCTGCTGGCCTCCTTCGACCACTGCGACTTCCCTGAG CTGCTGTCCCCCAGCAACGTGGCCGTGTACGGCGGCCTTTGCGCCTTGGCCACCTTCGACCGGCAGGAGCTGCAGCGCAACGTCATCTCcagcag CTCTTTCAAGCTGTTCCTGGAGCTGGAGCCCCAGGTCCGGGACATCATCTTCAAGTTCTACGAGTCCAAGTACGCCTCGTGCCTGAAGATGCTGGACGAGATGAAG GACAACCTGCTCTTGGACATGTACCTGGCCCCCCATGTCCGGACCCTGTACACCCAGATCCGCAACCGCGCCCTCATCCAg TATTTCAGCCCCTACGTGTCGGCCGACATGCGCAGGATGGCCACCGCCTTCAACACTACGGTGGCCGCGCTGGAGGACGAGCTGACGCAGCTCATCCTTGAGGGGCTCATCAACGCCCGCATCGACTCCCACAGCAAG ATCCTGTATGCCCGTGACGTGGACCAGCGCAGCACCACCTTCGAGAAGTCCCTGCTCATGGGCAAGGAGTTCCAGCGCCGTGCCAAAGCCACGATCCTGCGGGCAGCCGTGCTGCGCAACCAGATCCACGTCAAG TCCCCTCCCCGGGAAGGGAGCCAGGGGGAGCTGACGCCGGCCAACAGCCAGTCCCGGATGAGCACCAACATGTGA
- the RFNG gene encoding beta-1,3-N-acetylglucosaminyltransferase radical fringe, which produces MSRARGALCRACLALAAALAALLLLPLPLPRAPAPARAPTSTPAPGPRAPRLRPEEVFIAVKTTRRNHGPRLRLLLRTWISRARPQTFIFTDGDDRDLQLQAGSHVVNTNCSAAHTRQALCCKMAVEYDQFIESGRKWFCHVDDDNYVNPKGLMQLLSTFSPSQDVYLGRPSLDHPIEATERVQGGGTVTTVKFWFATGGAGFCLSRGLALKMSPWASLGSFMSTAERVRLPDDCTVGYIVEGLLGARLRHSPLFHSHLEDLRRLPPHSVLQQVTLSYGGPENPRNVVNVAGGFSLQQDPTRFKSVHCLLYPDTDWCPVTSPLSDP; this is translated from the exons ATGAGCCGCGCGCGGGGGGCGCTGTGCCGGGCCTGCCTCGCGCTGGCCGCCGCCCTGgccgcgctgctgctgctgccgctgccgctgccccgcgcgcccgccccggcccgcgcccccACGTCGacgcccgcccccggcccccgcgcgccccgcctGCGGCCCGAGGAGGTCTTCATTGCCGTCAAGACGACGCGCAGGAACCACGGGCCGCGCCTGCGGCTGCTGCTGCGCACCTGGATCTCCCGCGCCCGCCCGCAG ACCTTCATCTTCACCGATGGGGACGACCGGGACCTGCAGCTCCAGGCGG GCAGCCACGTGGTCAACACCAACTGCTCGGCCGCGCACACCCGCCAGGCGCTGTGCTGCAAGATGGCGGTGGAGTACGACCAGTTCATCGAGTCCGGACGCAA gtGGTTCTGCCACGTGGACGACGACAACTACGTGAACCCCAAAGGCCTGATGCAGCTGCTGTCCACCTTCTCGCCCAGCCAGGACGTCTACCTGGGGCGGCCCAGCCTGGACCACCCCATCGAGGCCACTGAGAGGGTCCAAGGAGGGGGAACT gtgacCACGGTCAAGTTCTGGTTCGCGACCGGTGGGGCCGGGTTCTGCCTCAGCAGAGGCCTTGCCCTCAAGATGAGCCCGtgggccag cctggGAAGCTTCATGAGCACGGCCGAGCGGGTGCGGCTGCCAGACGACTGCACGGTGGGCTACATCGTGGAGGGGCTGCTGGGCGCCCGCCTGCGGCACAGCCCGCTGTTCCACTCCCACCTGGAGGACCTGCGGAGGCTGCCGCCGCACTCGGTGCTCCAGCAG gtgACCTTGAGCTACGGGGGTCCTGAGAACCCACGGAACGTGGTGAACGTGGCCGGAGGCTTCAGCCTGCAGCAGGACCCCACGCG GTTTAAGTCCGTCCACTGCCTCCTCTACCCAGACACGGACTGGTGTCCTGTGACCTCACCTCTCAGTGACCCTTGA
- the GPS1 gene encoding COP9 signalosome complex subunit 1 isoform X3: MPLPVQQPASSLSGAGGAGSQDRMRGGPGPAPRGGANGSLPGTAGDCSLSASLSACTLLHEGAVEPMQIDVDPQEDPQNAPDVNYVVENPTLDLEQYAASYSGLMRIERLQFIADHCPPLRVEALKMALSFVQRTFNVDVYEEVHRKLSEATRDLQSTPDAIPESGVEPPPLDTAWVEATRKKALLKLEKLDTDLKNYKGNSIKESIRRGHDDLGDHYLDCGDLSNALKCYSRARDYCTSAKHVINMCLNVIKVSVYLQNWSHVLSYVSKAESTPEIAEQRGERDSQTQAILTKLKCAAGLAELAARKYKQAAKCFLLASFDHCDFPELLSPSNVAVYGGLCALATFDRQELQRNVISSSSFKLFLELEPQVRDIIFKFYESKYASCLKMLDEMKDNLLLDMYLAPHVRTLYTQIRNRALIQYFSPYVSADMRRMATAFNTTVAALEDELTQLILEGLINARIDSHSKILYARDVDQRSTTFEKSLLMGKEFQRRAKATILRAAVLRNQIHVKSPPREGSQGELTPANSQSRMSTNM; encoded by the exons ATGCCGCTGCCGGTTCAG CAGCCAGCCAGCTCTCTgtccggggcggggggtgcaggcaGTCAGGACAGGATGAGGGgcggcccgggccccgcccctcgcGGTGGGGCGAACGGCTCCCTGCCGGGCACGGCCGGGGACTGCAGCCTGAGCGCCAGCCTGTCGGCCTGTACGCTGCTCCACGAG GGGGCGGTGGAGCCCATGCAGATCGACGTGGACCCCCAGGAGGACCCGCAGAATGCGCCCGATGTCAACTACGTGGTGGAGAACCCCACCCTG GACCTGGAGCAGTATGCTGCCAGCTACAGCGGCCTGATGCGCATCGAGCGGCTGCAGTTCATTGCTGACCACTGCCCCCCGCTGCGGGTGGAGGCCCTGAAGATGGCCCTGTCCTTCGTGCAGAGGACCTTCAACGTGGACGTGTACGAGGAGGTCCACCGCAAACTCTCGGAGGCCACCAG GGACCTGCAGAGCACGCCGGACGCCATCCCTGAGAGTGGGGTGGAGCCCCCGCCCCTGGACACGGCCTGGGTGGAGGCCACGCGGAAGAAGGCCCTGCTGAAGCTGGAGAAGCTGGACACGGACCTGAAGAACTACAAGGGCAACTCCATCAAGGAGAGCATCAG GCGCGGCCACGACGACCTGGGCGACCACTACCTCGACTGTGGGGACCTCAGCAACGCCCTCAAGTGTTACTCCCGGGCCCGGGACTACTGCACGAGCGCCAAGCACGTCATCAACATGTGCCTCAACGTCATCAAG GTCAGCGTCTACTTGCAGAATTGGTCTCACGTGCTGAGCTACGTCAGCAAGGCCGAGTCCACTCCCGAGATTGCAGAG CAGCGAGGGGAGCGCGACAGCCAGACCCAGGCCATCCTCACCAAGCTGAAGTGTGCCGCAG ggctGGCGGAGCTGGCTGCGCGCAAGTACAAGCAGGCGGCCAAGTGCTTCCTGCTGGCCTCCTTCGACCACTGCGACTTCCCTGAG CTGCTGTCCCCCAGCAACGTGGCCGTGTACGGCGGCCTTTGCGCCTTGGCCACCTTCGACCGGCAGGAGCTGCAGCGCAACGTCATCTCcagcag CTCTTTCAAGCTGTTCCTGGAGCTGGAGCCCCAGGTCCGGGACATCATCTTCAAGTTCTACGAGTCCAAGTACGCCTCGTGCCTGAAGATGCTGGACGAGATGAAG GACAACCTGCTCTTGGACATGTACCTGGCCCCCCATGTCCGGACCCTGTACACCCAGATCCGCAACCGCGCCCTCATCCAg TATTTCAGCCCCTACGTGTCGGCCGACATGCGCAGGATGGCCACCGCCTTCAACACTACGGTGGCCGCGCTGGAGGACGAGCTGACGCAGCTCATCCTTGAGGGGCTCATCAACGCCCGCATCGACTCCCACAGCAAG ATCCTGTATGCCCGTGACGTGGACCAGCGCAGCACCACCTTCGAGAAGTCCCTGCTCATGGGCAAGGAGTTCCAGCGCCGTGCCAAAGCCACGATCCTGCGGGCAGCCGTGCTGCGCAACCAGATCCACGTCAAG TCCCCTCCCCGGGAAGGGAGCCAGGGGGAGCTGACGCCGGCCAACAGCCAGTCCCGGATGAGCACCAACATGTGA